A window of Eriocheir sinensis breed Jianghai 21 chromosome 42, ASM2467909v1, whole genome shotgun sequence genomic DNA:
tttctctgttactttccatagaatatacggactcTGCCTCTCCCTATTATACCTTGAACACTAGTAGCATATGTTCTACTGTCTCGTCAACCCCCCCTTCACACATGCGGCATACCTTGCCTCCCCCATTTGCCCACCTATATGTCCTACTACTCACCTCTAAGGATTTAGTCCTGGCCTTGAGGAGCAACACCCCCCCAGGCTACCATCGTAGAAGGCTTCACACTTGGGTTTGGCCTTCAACTTGTACCATTCTAGAGAACTCTTTGCCCCCACCCTTTGGCTCCAGTCTACCCTGCCCCTCTCCTGAACTCTGCCATTCACTCTacgcttcacttccttctcctccccccctagcATCATCTCCGAGAGTGTGAAGCCCTCCAGCTCACATCTCTTCTCCCAGCGTATGCTAGACTTGTTCCACTTCGTCCCCTGTCCCGCCCACTCATATACCTTGCGCGCCCACCTGTTCTCACTCATCTTTCTTAGCCTGACTTTGTACCCTAAAACTGCTTTACCTATTCTTTCCTCAAAGGTGCTCCAGCCTACTTCCCCTCGCACTGCATCTACCGCCGCATACCTATTGGCACCCAGAGCCAGCCTGCCTACTCTGTTCTGTACTACCTCCAGCTTATCTAGCTCTTTGACTGTCCACCTCATGCATTCTAGGCCATACATGAGGCCTGGCACTGCCATGCCCTTCCATATCCCCCTAACTACCTCATACCTGTCAGCTCTACATCTAGCCACGCTTCCTAGCCTTCCTACCCACTGATTTGGCCTAGAAATTCTATTCTGTTTGGTCCTATCAGTCCCATTCTCGTCGACTATGATTCCTAGGTACTTGTATGAGCTCGTACGGCCTATGTTCATCTCTCCTAGCGCCCAGGTCCTTCCCTCGTCCGTAGCCTCAGCATTTactactacaggtaactctcgatttacgcgagtattgcgtccttgaagaggtcacgtaaataaaaaaacaatgtaaatcaaacaagaggtaggtttctgtcgaaaaataaataccgtattttgcggcgtataacgcgcaccccaaactttaagacaacaattttgaaaaaaaaagttcttaaaatgctcagaaatatgtacaggttaaagaacattgacaatgtacagtttcctggaatttatatatttttggtgtaatctttactgcttgaattgacaagtgtccttgagtaaggcaatgaaaatggcggccgggctggtgttgtgagaaatacatccccgtaaacatactgatgatgcacagcttctgatatcataataagcatattattcccaccatcactcgtaggtcatgacagacaactaggcaaggcacaattcacacggttctggtgacacgcggcatgcagctgtttgttgtttgggtgtggttgtgtggttttcaaacaatgcaaatggcggccgggctggtgttgtgagaaatatctcctcgtacatactgatatgtacagcttctgagatcataataagcatattattctcacagtcactcgtaggttatgacagacaactaggcaagacaattcacgcggttctggtgacacgcggcatgcagctgacataggcaaaaattggtttacaaacagggtggtggatgagtggaataggcttagcagtcatgtggtgagtgtcaatacaattgtcacattcaaaaatagattagataaattcatggacagcgatattaggcggggttagatacacgggagcttagggtcaaaggagctgcctcgtacaggcctaccggcctcttgcagactcctacgttcttatgtgcGCATtatacattcagtggagagagagagagagagagagagagagagagagtatccatatcaccgagatttCCAATCAGgcatcattaacaataataaaggtaagtttgcagctgttattggataagacgaaacacagacccttaaaaacactccaaagaagaaaaaaaatcattaaaaatttgtacattcggcgtataacgcgcagggctaaactttcaggcattttttatgtgaaaaaggtgagcgttatacattcagtggagagagagagagagagagagagagagtatccatatcaccgagatttCCAATCagccactcagtctcagcctcactcgtctgagaaagagatgagggacagcatgagcgcctggctagtattggtaccggtactgtaccgtatagctggtaccgttactaccggtactggtactgttacctgcccacccctattgttgagtagcgtggcagcgtgggtactgtattgttgttcaagtggtgcgtgggaagaactgagctcagccgtgtggccgcggcgccgtgtgagtccagttgcgtgagacaactggtggccactccataaaatatcgcgtataagtggaaaaaacgtgtaaattaaacatttatttggattttggaccccgcgttatttcaaaaatgtgtaaaacaaactcgcgtaaatcaagagttacctttACTACCTGACTCTTATAACTACTAAACTTCATATCAAAGTCCCTCCCATACTGTGCTACTACATCCAACATTTGTTGTAATTCCTCACTATCCTCACTCATGAGCACAATGTCATCTGCATACAGGAGACATCCTAACCGTTCACTCCCATGACCCGATGCCCTCAACCTCTCTGCCAGCTCCTCTGTGTACAGCCCAAACAGTGGCAAGGACAGCACACACCCTTGCCTAACCCCTCTACGGCTGTTGACCCACTCTGTCTCTATATCCCCAAGGCTGTATACTGCCCGTGTGTTCTCATACATACTGTCTATTATCCCTACTACCCTCTCACTCCTATCCAAGTTAACAATTGACTTAACAAACTCCTATTTACCCTATCATACGCTTTTTCTACGTCAAGGAAAGCAAGGTATACCTTCCCCCccgttcctttcattctttcagtcaCCGTGTTAACTACAAACATGTTGTCCTCCCCCCTTCTGTCCTTACCAAAACCATTCTGTTCCTCCCCCATTACCCTGTTTCTTTCGCAGGTCCCCTGACCTGAATTCTAGTCTTTCCCTCAGCTGGGTCTCGGTGACCCCCACCACATGCAAGTCCCACTCCCTCAATTCCTTAGTCATGTCCTCTAACTTCCCTACTCCCCATCCCCTAACCTTGAGGCATCCCAGATGCCTCCCAggctccttgcctcctcccttctgtccctGCCCTACACCGCTATGGTTTGTGGTCCCCTTCGGCTTGCCCTTACCCCTACCTAGGTCTAGTTTACCTGCCGGAGACCCTCCACTGCACCCTCCAGCAAGTTGCTGAATCTGTCCACCATTTACCACGCAAGGGCATACTCATCACAGAACATGTCCTaaaaatatatacctatataGTGCACTGGCCATAGCTAACAAAAAGAACTACCCTAATCAGGTTTCAATGATGTATATTTACACAAGAAATGTCTCCCTACCACCGATATGCGTTGACAGGGATGATCATGGGGACAAGGCAGTCGTGTGGGATCAAGACACCAAGAGGGTGATCATGAATCCACATGAACAAAGGGGTATACAAAGACACTGGGAATTTCTCCTCTCTACCATGGATAGGTGTTCACTGAGTTGATCATGGGGTAAGACATTcttggggttaagataccaagggtGATCATCATCCACACAACCAAAGGAATATTTACATACTCTAACAACACACAACAAGAGGGGCATCAGCTCTCGTCAGTAGGGAACCTGGGTGGATGAGAGGTGGAGTCGGTGTCAATGTAACTCTGACAAGTAACATTAATATATTGTATTGAGATAACACACTAACGAGCATTGTCCTTAGGAGTTAACGTCACTGCGACATCCATCTGGGGCTCCCTAAGGTGGCCTCGCAGAATGGCCTGACCGTGCGGCAAAATTTTTTATCATGTTATCGATTTCACCCACGAgtgttcttttttcctggcattgTTATATATtgttggttttggaagagattattttgccttatgaaagaaaagaatatcaagaaatgcaaataaatagtaAAGTTTACCGACTCTGAAGAAAACAATTTCTAGGGACGACAGTcgcgctcacaggctgcctgctgagaggcaactaaaccacgggcaattatcacttcaaatccaacggcacgagagagttgacaattagtttattttataggtcttgCTTAGATCTTTGACGCACACAAAGAGTGACGtgattctgaaagatactttattttttgtcaaATTTTTTAAGGCTTTTGACGCGATTCGAGTCAAAAGCTGGTGTAGACGATTCCGTTTTGCCGCGAATCGTGtcgtggtgcgtgaaagggttaaacaTTTGTTCCAGAATTCTTGGATGTGGCATTTAATTTCTTCCCTTCCGTTTATGTTTTCAAATAATAGTTCACTAAGAATATTCTCTGTATGGATGGCTAAATAAATCACATTTGTTTCTGGTTTCTTGATAAAAACTGCactataataataaatgttgTGGGTCTTCTATTTCAGCCCTGCATTCCTTACAAGCTGTGTCACCATTATGGAAACTGTTTCTATCATTGAGGGCAACCATGTTGGCTCCACACCTGAAAAATGTCACTGATGACGGCTGGTTATCGCAACACTTGTCTTCCTGAATCTCTGTCTTACAAGTTCTGTACAGGGCAGCGCTACTTTTATTTAGAAGTTCTTCTCTCCAGTTCTTGGAGTCCCATTCCTTCACTAtagattatatttttctttacttaataTTTTCATATTTAATTTACTAGGACCTGCTTCTCTTGACGTTTGACATAATTCTTGCACCCACTTATCATTTTAAAATTTATTGCCATTTCCAGCAGCGAGCCTTCCTTGTTTAGCTAATAATTTATAAatgtcattttttattttccagtTCTATCTTTCATGGCAGTACTTCCGCCCGTCGTTGAAGGTTAAGCCGTCATCTGCATAAAAAAGTGTGCCTGTATAAAAGTTCTCATCCCTGAACCCAATCTGTCTCGTTAAGTTTCTCAGTTATTGAATATGTAATCAGTTTGAACGGTGTCGTTGATACTGTCCATCCTTGCTTTATGCCGCTGGTTATTTCCACTTCTTCCTGAGCTTCATCTCCTCGTTTAATACTGGTTTTATCCTGTGAGTATACTTGGACAGTAATATCTGTAATTCCTGGATGTATATGAAAGTTCGTCATAGTTCCAataagtttttctcttttaataaaATCATATGCTTTGCTAAAATCTCTTGCTGTAACTATGAGTGGTTTTCTCTGCTTAAAGCTGCTCAGCACACAGTATTTCAGTACAAGTAGGTTATCTTCAGTTCTGCTTCCAGCTGTgaatcttttcattctttcttctcttcctttcctctatctcttgttTTAGTTCTTCTGTTATCCACAATGGTTCTCTCACCTTTTGGTCCTTCTCTGTGTTTATTTTCACGGCTCTTAACATGTTTTGCTCAATtggcttcttcatttcctcttccattacaGTGATGCTTGATGTGTTTATATCTGTGTCTGCATTCCCTCTGGAAACGTTTGTTTGGTGTCTTCGGCTAATTTGATAAATTCTTTAGTACCACGTGTTTAAATTTTGTGGTGTTTATATTAAGTTTAGTTCTTAAGGTTACAGTAATTAGGTTATGGTCGGATAGGTCCAAAATGTCTTTGTCACCATCAGTGCTGACACCCTTGACGGGGGCACTGCTGGCCACACAGTAGTCAATTACACTTTTTCTGCCTCTTGCTGTCCATGTATACGCTCCCTCACATTCTGTCATGGCATTTAGCATTGTTAAATCATAACTATTCATCCACTCCAAAATAATGTCACCATTTTTATCTAATGGTTGTTTTCCCAGAAAACCCACATGCCCATTCAGATCTCCCAACCTTAtcaattgttttgttttcttccaccGTCAACTCCTCTTCTGTAAGTTTCTTTACTGCTCTGTTTCTCTCGTcgtcatttaccgacatacagaaTAATATTAGCTCCATGGTTTGTCCCAACATACCAGCAGTCACGTGCATGAAGTCCGGGTGTTTCACAGGTTTTTGTCTGTTTCCTTCATACAGAATCATTAATCCTCCCCCTTTTCTGTCATTTAGCTCCCCAAAACTGTCCACCTTGTTTAATCCTTGTGTCAATACATATTGATCAGACTTCTGTGACACACACTATATCCAAATCATTTTCTATTATATTCTCCACCTCTACTAATTTAGATTTACTAATCCCTTGTATATTAATCAGCTGTATATTGTATTTACTaattatgttttctctttttgattaaatgtgccatttgtgttttcctcttttccctattcaagctgcacactgctttcctcccatgagtttgccgtccctgatgtgccatttgtgttttcctcttttccctattcaagCTGCACACTGCTTTCCTCCCATGAGTTTGCTGTCCCTGATGTgccatttgtgttttcctcttttccctattcaagctgcacactgctttcctctcatgagtttgccgtccctgatgtgccatttgtgttttcctcttttccctattcaagCTGCACACTGCTTTCCTGTCATGAGTTTGCCATCCCTGATGTgccatttgtgttttcctcttttccctattcaagCTGCACACTGCTTTCCTCCCATGAGTTTGCCCTCCCTGATGTgccatttgtgttttcctcttttccctattcaagctgcacactgctttcctgtcatgagtttgccgtccctgatgtgccatttgtgttttcctcttttccctattcaagCTGCACACTGCTTTCCTCTCATGAGTTTGCTGTCCCTGATGTgccatttgtgttttcctcttttccctattcaagctgcacactgctttcctcccatgagtttgccgtccctgatgtgccatttgtgttttcctcttttccctattcaagctgcacactgctttcctctcatgagtttgccgtccctgatgtgccatttgtgttttcctcttttccctattcaagctgcacactgctttcctcccatgagtttgccgtccctgatgtgccatttgtgttttcctcttttccttattcaagctgcacactgctttcctctcatgagtttgccgtccctgatgtgccatttgtgttttcctcttttccctattcaagctgcacactgctttcctcccatgagtttgccgtccctgatgtgccatttgtgttttcctcttttccctattcaagCTGCACACTGCTTTCCTCTCATGAGTTTGCCGTCCCTGATGTGCCAGCCCAGCTCTCCACTATTTCTCTTTTCAAGTAACTTTTCATACAAAATCTTaggttccctcctttctttctgagTCATGTCCTTCACCACTGCTACTTTCTTGGTCCattcttttcttgtgtgtttgaGATTTCTTGCATTCTTTAACACTTTCCATTTCACGTCCTCATCTTCCATCACCAGCAGGGTCGGCCTGTTGGCGGCCCTGTCTCTCTGCCCAGCCTGATCACCTGTTTAATTAATGGTTTCTTCCACCTTCATTTCCTCAAATGCCTCACAACACTTTCTCTCATCCACTTCTTTATTTGCTTGATCtgtttctccctcactttcttccaAATTGTATATTGTTaaattattcctcctttttctttttctagtctGTCAGGCCATCAagcccctcaacaccaccaccaccaccagcgtcatggAGGCTGCAGGGAGGGACGGCAGGATGGCAGGACGGAGACAGGTGGTGAAGAACATGAACACTGGCGGCAGCCCTGAGGAGTGTCCAGTGTGCCTGACAGGCTATGATGGCACCGTGCAGCGGCCGCGCACCCTGCCCTGTGGCCACACTGTCTGCACGCTGTGCATAGACCAGCTGGAGGAGCACGGCCGTGTTGCCTGCCCAGAGTGCCGCGTCAGCCACGCCGTGCCCGAGGGAGAACAGTTCCCTGTCAACTATTCTGTTGAGGCCTTCATAAGAATGTTGAGAGACGCTgaggaagcagcagcagcagcagcagcctcgccACCACCCAGTGCCGGGGAAGGAGCACCATCAGGGGCGGCTGgcaagaaggaggcggcgggtctctccaagaaaatgcgttccttcctgcaggaacaggaggccacagttgtggccgccatcaccgcctgccGGGAGGCTCAGTCGCAGCTGGACCAGTACCAGACGACCCTGGCAGGCTGgggcaagcagcagcagcagctggaggACAGGCTCCTGGGACTGGTGGACCAGAGCAGGAGTGCCAGGGAGCTCCTGCAGCAGGAAGAGTCCCGTGTggcggccaaggaggaggagctgaagaaggaggagcaggggctGCAGGCCATGCTGGAGACGTTGCGCACCCTTGCAACAGAGCAAGAAGCAGGCGCGGCGATGCCTGAAGTGTTTCGTTGGACTGGCGAGGCAGAGCAGGCGGTGGAGGAGTGCCGAGAAGGTTTTCCTGATGccagcaccgtcaccaccgccaggaaggtgagagaggcatCTAGTGCAGCCCTGGAGGCTGTCCAGGCTGTCCAGGCAGCTCTGGAAACACTTGCTACAGAGGAGCCCAGGCCCCAGGCAGACCCAGACTCCACCATCATGGACAGACTGCACCTCATCTGTACATGGAGCGTGACGGCCGAGGACCTCCGCAGCCTGACGCAGCCCGCCAGGCGCCTGCTGGAGGCTGGCCGGGTGTTTGCTGTCCACCAGGCGGAAGGTCAGCGCCGACACGCAAGAATAAGCCTTGAAGCCGGCCAGCTGTGCCTCCACGCCCTGAAGGACCATCCCCCGCCACTGGGCGCGGCAACCCTGCAGGTGAGCGAGGTTgtgccgccctcccccccctgcacggTGTTCCTGGACCTGTCCTGGCCGGGCAGCGCGCCGCGGCGGGTACAAATCCGTCTGAGCCCCGACACCCCTCGAGGCAGACAATTCTTACTGTTGTGCACAGGGCAGCGCGGCCCCTCCTACGTTAACACCAGGTTGCATGGAGTAGAGAGCAAGGCGGAGGC
This region includes:
- the LOC127009793 gene encoding uncharacterized protein LOC127009793; the encoded protein is MEAAGRDGRMAGRRQVVKNMNTGGSPEECPVCLTGYDGTVQRPRTLPCGHTVCTLCIDQLEEHGRVACPECRVSHAVPEGEQFPVNYSVEAFIRMLRDAEEAAAAAAASPPPSAGEGAPSGAAGKKEAAGLSKKMRSFLQEQEATVVAAITACREAQSQLDQYQTTLAGWGKQQQQLEDRLLGLVDQSRSARELLQQEESRVAAKEEELKKEEQGLQAMLETLRTLATEQEAGAAMPEVFRWTGEAEQAVEECREGFPDASTVTTARKVREASSAALEAVQAVQAALETLATEEPRPQADPDSTIMDRLHLICTWSVTAEDLRSLTQPARRLLEAGRVFAVHQAEGQRRHARISLEAGQLCLHALKDHPPPLGAATLQVSEVVPPSPPCTVFLDLSWPGSAPRRVQIRLSPDTPRGRQFLLLCTGQRGPSYVNTRLHGVESKAEAGEYVKGGDYESNNGGGSSVLLPGLGEGEYRKSGRAGDVFGLGWKDRTRGECGNFGIRTRDRKDGGGSLVFGEVVDGLHVVAEAAQHRDIKEVTVADCGVVL